ACGATGTAGCGCACGTGATCGACGGTGAGCGAGACGCGGCCCGGCGTCGCGTTATGCGACGAAGAGATCGAGTAGAGTCGCGGCTGCAACGGGTCGAGCGCCTCGATGAACGCCTCCGGATCGGGTCGCAGGCCCGGGAACTTCTCGAGCACCGCGAGCACGTCGAGGGTGTGGACGTCGCCGTCCGGGTCCTCGCCCTTGGCGAGCAGCTTCGCCTTGGCACGGCGCTCGCCGCCGGTGATGTAGGAGATCAGCTCGAAGAGCGCGTCCGGCGCCAGGCCGAGCGAGACCTCGGTTCTCAGGTAGTCGGCGAAGCTCTTGTCGCCGATCGGGAAGTCGCGCGGCGCGCCGATCGCCGCGATCACACGGTCGACGAGCTCCGGGTCGTTCTCGGGAAACAGGCCGAAGGCGTCGCCGACCGTATACTCGATGCCGGCGGCCGTGAGATCGATGTCGATGTGGAAGGTCGACTTTTCCGAGTCCGCCTTGTTGAGCCGCCGACGGCCCTCGAACACCACGTCGACCGGCAGGGCGCGCGAGTAGCCCGGCGCCTCCGCGCTCGCGGCGGGCGCCGCCTTGGCCTCGACCTTCGCGTCACCCGCCCCGGCGGGCGCCTCGCCGCCGAGCTCGGCCGCGAGCTCCTTCACCTTGCGCGCGGTCTCCTTGCCGCCCGGCACGCAGAGATTGAGCCGCGCCTCCTCACCGTCGGCGATGGCCTTCGAGTACTTGTCGCAATCGTAGCCGCACTGGCCGCAATCCTGCTGCGCCATCGCGGCCATGAGCCGGCGCTGGATCGGCTTGCCCTCGGCGAGGCTCATGCGCTCGTCGATCGGCATCGCCGGGTCGTGCCACGGCGCGTCGTCGTCCTCGACGCCGGCCTCGGCGCCCGAGATCGGCTGCGCGTCGCCGGGCTGCGGCGCGAGGAAGCCGGCGAAGAAGCCGTTGAGCCAGGCGCGCTGCTCCTCGGAGAACGGCGCGTTCTCCGGGATGAACGGCGCGATCGTGGGCGTCGGAGCCTGGAACGTCATGCTTTCACCTCGGCCGCCATGGCCTTCAAGGTTTCGATCTCCTTGCCTTGCGCGAAAGCCAGGAAAGACTCGTTGGGGTCGGAACGATTGGCGAGATAGGCCTTGAGCAGCCGCTCGACATGCGCGGGGCAGTCCTCGGCCTTCACGGCGGGGTAGATTTCGCGGCCGATCGACGGCGTCGTCGAGAAGCCGCCGCCGACGTGGATGTCGTAGCCGTCGACCGTGTCGCCGTCGTCGTTGACCGGCACGCGGGCGCCGATCAGCCCGATGTCGCCGATGTAGTGCTGGGCGCAGGAGTTGTGGCAGCCGGTGAGATGGATGTTGATCGGCTGGTCGAGCTTGACGCGCGGCTCGCACCAGGCGGCGATCGCCTGGGCGTTGAGCTTCGTCGGCGCGGCGGCGAACTTGCAGCCCTGCGAGCCCGTGCAGGCGACGAGGCCGGCGCGGATCGGCGTCGCCTGCCAGGCGAGCCCCGTCGACTCGATGCGCGCCTTCGCCTTGTCGAGCTTGTCG
This Beijerinckiaceae bacterium RH AL1 DNA region includes the following protein-coding sequences:
- a CDS encoding Sulfite reductase (NADPH) flavoprotein alpha-component (ID:RHAL1_02514;~source:Prodigal:2.6) encodes the protein MTFQAPTPTIAPFIPENAPFSEEQRAWLNGFFAGFLAPQPGDAQPISGAEAGVEDDDAPWHDPAMPIDERMSLAEGKPIQRRLMAAMAQQDCGQCGYDCDKYSKAIADGEEARLNLCVPGGKETARKVKELAAELGGEAPAGAGDAKVEAKAAPAASAEAPGYSRALPVDVVFEGRRRLNKADSEKSTFHIDIDLTAAGIEYTVGDAFGLFPENDPELVDRVIAAIGAPRDFPIGDKSFADYLRTEVSLGLAPDALFELISYITGGERRAKAKLLAKGEDPDGDVHTLDVLAVLEKFPGLRPDPEAFIEALDPLQPRLYSISSSHNATPGRVSLTVDHVRYIVGERTRRGVASSWLAERLPVGSKIKAYVQKAHNFGLPKSTDVPIIMVGPGTGVAPFRAFLHDRKSAAAKGGAWLFYGHQRRAADFFYEDEIDGFMQDGTLSKLSLAWSRDGEKKTYVQDKMREDGKEVWSWLERGAHFYICGDAKRMASDVEKALTEIVARESGQDEASAKSFIAALKKNGRYQADVY